CATTTTTCAGTGTTTTTTCGTTTTTGCAATGTCTTTGGATTAGTTTAACTAACTGTATTTGCAAGAATGTGTAGAACGTTGTTGCATAGGGAAGCGTTGGCATTTTTTTTAAGTGTTGGTTGCTATTGAGATCTGAGAAGGTTGTGGCATTTGGTTGATGTTTTAGTGCCAGTAGCTGTGTTGTTATTATGGTAATATGTTAATAATGGTAATGAATGGTTTTTAAGGATTAATTTGTGATAAGGAATGAGGATACGGCAAATTGTTTGAACTTTGTTTCGGATATGCGTTACTACCATCTAGTAGTGATATTACTTAAGATGCTAGGCCAATATGTGCTGGAAATGTTATCAATTGTTGGAGGTTGTGGTTTTTATGAATGTCTTGATTATCACCTTTTTGCCTTCGGTGAAGAATTAGGGACTGGAATTTCATGATGTAGGAATTTTGATCATTTTGATAGTTAAATCATCATGGAAGATGCACAGATCTTACTTTGGCTTACttctatttctctctttttcatgTGGATTTATGCTTAGGTTTCGTTTATTAATTCTTTTCCTTATATGCCTTGAACTTAGTTTTTGCTTGTGCGAGTTCCCTTATTCATGTTTGATTGTTTGTACAGAGGATCTGCTTTTTAGCCCTTTGTGCGTGTCTTAATTCAAtgcttatttattttctctattcACATGTTCACTTACCTTATTTTGAGGCTACATCTTCCTGATTTCCATATACTTTGTGCGACTCAATGATGGCAGTTTATAACTGTTCAAGATTTTTTAATGTGTACCATGGATTCACATTGAAAGAGGAAACATTGAGTAATGAAACATGAATAACACGTTATATTAAGCTTGTATGGTTAAGTGCCTGCTTCTTGTATGAAGTGCTTTCTCATGGTTGTATATTATAATACAGGGCACATCTTATGATAATATGACAATAATTGTCCAAAATTACGTGGAGGGCTTAATAGCCAAATATCCTTATTGGAACAGAACCTTGGGTGCTGATCACTTCTTTGTCACTTGTCATGATGTTGGTGTAAGGGCAACAGAAGGGCTTCCATTTCTTATCAAGAATACCATTCGAGCAGTGTGCTCCCCTAGCTATGATGTTGGATTCATTCCACACAAAGATGTTGCTCTCCCTCAAGTACTACAGCCCTTTGCTCTTCCAGCTGGAGGGAATGATATAGAGAACAGGTGAAGATTTGAGACATAATATGCTCTTTTGGCTTCTATTGTTAATTACTTGATTATGAACTGGGAATTGGAATATTTATGTTCAGATGACTTATTATTATCCTGCATTTTGGTTTTGGATTGTCTGACAATCTTTTTGTGGCCGCCTTGACAGTGATGCTAATTACTTGATATTTCCAGGAATGAATAGAATCCTGAATCTTGAAATTGGTCATAACAGACAGGTCTTCAATTTCTAAATAACCTTACGCTGCAGTTGCACTTCACTTGATTTTTTAGTAACATAGCTGAATATTATCTTCTTTGCAATATCTTCCATGGAGAGGACATTAGTTGCAAAGAGATGAAAAGTATTACTGTCACCATTGACTTATAATCTCCATATGTAACGAAAAACATagattaagtttaattattgaTCCTGCAATAACTATATTTgaaatacatatattattttcttgtaCAATGGTATGGAGAGGTGATACATAATTCAGTATATCAAACAACAGGTTTATTAGTGATTCTTAGATTATTTAGTTTGCTAGTACATAGATTATTGATATATAGCTCATGCTTTAAGATGATTAGACAACATGTCTACatgaatatttaattatttattcactCTCAACCTTTGGTAAATATGGGCTATGCAGGACTAATCTTGGATTTTGGGCTGGTCATCGTAACTCTAAGATTAGAGTTATTCTTGCACGAGTATGGGAAAATGACACTGAACTTGACATTTCTAACAATAGAATTAGTAGGGCTACTGGACATCTGGTATATCAGAAGAGATTTTACAAGACCAAGTTTTGTATATGCCCTGGTGGTTCACAGGTTAATAGTGCTCGAATAGCCGACTCTATCCATTATGGATGCATCCCTGGTAAGAGTCATCATTTCTAATGGATTTCCCCCCTTAATTTTATAGTTTCAATTCAAACATCTTAAAAATGCATGCCTGTTGGATAATCATACCTTTTATTATGTAATGGTTTTCTTCATGTTTCTTGGATGACATGAGATGGCTAGATTTATATTGCATTTCTCTTAAATTGGTAGTAACCTGTTAGATGACCAAGTTCTTTGTGCTTATGTTAAGATACATATCAACTAGTATTTATCTTAAAAATGCATGCCTGTTGGATAATCATACCTTTTATTATGTAATGGTTTTCTTCATGTTTCTTGGATGACATGAGATGGCTAGATTTATATTGCATTTCTCTTAAATTGGTAGTAACCTGTTAGATGACCAAGTTCTTTGTGCTTATGTTAAGATACATATCAACTAGTATTTATTAACTAACACTAGCAAACAGTAATTTTCACTGAATAAGCTTTGGTTGCTTTTATCACCCATAGGCCATAAGATTCAAGACTGTAAGTTTCTGTTCTATTGATTTGGAATTGCAATTTTATTGAGATTAGATTGTTGATTATCTGAAATATGGTAATgtaataatcaattaattaataggCTTCTAGTATGTGCTCAATTTGAAAATGTAGATCTCTTCCTGAAATTGTTTGGGTTGGATTGAGGTAGAGAATGAGTTCCATGGGATCAAATTTAGGAACTTAATTCCATCTGTCCAACCCCCGTAGCCAAGTCATGAACTGTGCCACAAAAATTTTGTATAGAtccattttcttttcctttttctagcCACTAAAAAAAGTCATTTCTGTAGCAATATGTTTGTTCATGATCTCAAAAAGTATATGTAGGATATTGTGAGTGACATTTGAATTTTAACTTACCAAGTATTGTTATGTGATAAGATTTTGACTTTGATGTCCTTGCTTCTGAGATGGTATTTTATGTGTATTTTGTCAATCTTGTACTTGATCTGAATTTTTGGATGCCATTTTGCAGTGATATTATCAAATTACTATGACCTCCCTTTTAATGACATTGTTGACTGGAGAAAATTTGCTGTTGTACTCAAGGAGAGTGATGTATACCAACTAAAACAGATCCTCAAAAATATATCACATGCTGAGTTTGTATCACTTCATAATAATTTAGTCAAGGTAAACTACTCTCACTAGATTTCTGGAATCTATatttaaatgttttattttcttttcttcccatatttatattttgtttgaaGAGTTTGCAATATTAGACATGTGTTAAAGAGGACATGTTGAAGCCTGCCCTAGCTAGAGGTTTTAAAATATTGAAAACCCATGGTGAAACGATTAAGAAATtagaatattaattatttaaatgcGAATATGATCTATGATATAATCCTACTGCATCTTGTATAAGCCTGATGAGATGGCTTAATTGTTATTGAAGCCAGCAATATGCATAGTTAAAACGGAAACTAATTGAAAACCCATGGTGAAACGATTAAGAAATtagaatattaattatttaaatgcGAATATGATCTATGATATAATCCTACTGCATCTTGTATAAGCCTGATGAGATGGCTTAATTGTTATTGAAGAGCCAGCAATATGCATAGTTAAAACGGAAACTAAGAAAAAcccataatatttttttatcacaaGTTGCCTTCTTGATAGAGCTTTCACAAATGTTGTGTACTGATGCTGCATCTTACACTGAACCAATACACACCTCATCCAATTGTGGACGGGTATGTATTGGGGTCAGTCGACGATGTTGGATGAGTACAAATAACACCTACTTAGACTTTTTCATTGCCAATCGatttatttattgatatatTTGAACTCACAAGAAAGTTGTGTCATGTTGTACCAGATTCAGAAACACTTCCAATGGAATACACCACCTATATCATATGATGCATTTCATATGGTAATGTACGACCTCTGGCTGCGCCATTACACGATCAAATACTGATGATATGAAGACTCATTTGTTTTGTATGCATCAAACAGTTTTAGCAACCCCAAAGAGAAATACTTTAAATATTCAGTTTAAAATTGTTATATAACAGCTGGTTTTCCAATACTCTTGCACCCTTAACAATTCTTTATTTATTCATTTGCCGTGAGAATCTTGCTTGCGATGAAAATAGTGCTAGGCCGTGACTGTTGATCATTGTGCTATATTACATACCCTAACTTAATCTATGTTGAGTTGTGTTTTTTCCACACTAGTTAGATTTCAATGGTTTCTGTTTGTAATTGAGGGGTAAAATTGAGTTTAGgttattgaaaaattaaatctaGTATTACGCAATTAAATACATCTAGTCATCCACAATATAGTTTCTGCTGACATTGAATGAGCATGCTTGATATTTATCTACACATAACCACAGTTTTGTCGTACCATATAAGATTATTTTCACTCCAATTTTAATTTTCACATTTTAATTTCAGCTAATAAGGCTATTTATTGAGAAAGTTTAGGAGGCAGCAGTACTTAAccagtaaaaaaaatatgaataattttacattattagatgtaattttacactattaaaaatactaatgaTGGTTAATTAATGGTTACAAATTACTAAATTTGCTGCTCTCTAGCACTTCTATTTATTAACTGTTTCTTGCTTGctagattattttgaaatattcCAACAGTTCTCCTAATACAAACTAAAAGAAGGAAGCAAATAAAatgacattttatttttttgtgacaATAGTAAATAACACATAGATCTTAGCTATCTATCCTCAGTTAACAGATCAGAATGAACATACTATGTGATGAGAATATGGTAAATTGTTATGATCAAAGATGAATGTAATATGAATATACTTCATTACATTGATTAATACTTTGGTAGATATTTTAACATGTGTAAAGAAGAATAgactaataaaaaaatgttcatGAAGTTAAAAGTTTTTAAGTTCAACGAATAGTTGAGATTCTTTCTCGTTATTGAGTTAATTGTTATTTTTGggggattttttatttttataaattaaataaatgtaataattatcaaaataaataattttaaaaaatatttatcgaaATAAATACTActctcttatctcgtttacactgtaaacgagataattttgtatgtaaacgagataagacaaATGTATGCGACACGTGTTATCTCGTTTACAGAAATATACATATGTTCATATCTTGACCCAACATCAAGATCCAGGTCCAAATGAACCAAAAAGACCCAATTTAAAGATTGGCCTTCGCTACTCACCGACCTtctcaaaagaggtcggatttaaCACAAACTTCACTTTAAAGAAGTCAGGATCGAAGGTTAGCTAGCAGATATcccttattcaaataagtaactacCCCTAAAATCTTCCAACCCACTTTCAGAAGCCATATCTCAActtccctaagataaagggatgGTTAACCACCTTAAAAGatggaactactccaacggtggttattggtttactactataaataccctgacacccctcaggtatcttaaagttccaatactctctaaaccTGCTTAcccccttgctaacttaggcatcagAGTGTCTTTGTAGGTACCACCCCCCTTTTCCTTCATACACACAAGTCGGACGGCGGCTCCCAGACGCTAATCAAGTCAGAGGCCACCCCATCTTAACGTTTGGGCCAACCTTACAAGTCCATtccattaatctccggttacccatcgtaacatTGGCGCTGTTGTCGGAGACCTGAGAGATCAACCAGTGATGGCGGACGACTTAAATGAGGATGGGAACACAGCGTCTGACtttgaacaagagaatctggacgTTGGTAATGACGACAGAGCTATAGTCACTCACCAAGGGGTGACTAACCAACACAAGGAAGGCACCTCAGGGGTGAAGGACCCAAAGAGAAACCCCTCTGAAGGCCACGGATCAGGAAAAGAGGGACAACCACATGCAGCTGACTTCATGGGATTGTTCCACGGCCACCAGGGGCGCCTGGAGCAGTTGGAGCAAGAGCTGGAATGGCAGCGAAAGGCAAAGAAAAATTTGAGGAACGAGATCGAGCGACGAAAGGAGCTTGAAGAAAAGCTCCTAAGACTAAAGTCCGCTCTCCGAGGTCGAAACACTCGCAGTGACCGAGAAGACTCCCCCTTGGGAGGAGAAGATCCATTCagtgaggacataatgagggcaaaagttccaaggaacttcaaaagccctgatatggacctctatgacgggACCACCGACCCAAAGCATCACCTGAGCAATtttaaaagtcggatgtacctagccGACGCCTCTGACGCTACTCGCTGTAAGGCCTTTCCAACGACCTTGAcaaaagcagcgatgaagtggttcggtAGTCTCTCCCCAAGGTCGGTCACTAGCTTCGACGACCTCTCACGGAAGTTTCTTATGcgattctccatccagaaggacaaagtgAAGCACGCACCGAGTCTCCTGggagtaaaacaggaggtcggagaaccTTTGAGGGactacatggaaaggttcaacaaaagcgtgtttggaaattcaagacctgcccacgGAGGCAGTGATTATGGGCCTAGTAAATGGACTCTGAGAAGGCCCTTTTTCTCAGTCCATCTCAAAAAGGCACCCAACTTCTCTGAGTGATGTACAGGAGAGAgccgagaagtacatcaacatggagaaaaATGCCAGACTGAGAGTACTAAACTGGCGATCTGCGCACCCTCACTCAtcaaaagagaaagagaaagaaccCAGGAAGAAAGAGGAGGTCGACCTCGAAAAGCCCAGGTGATATCACTCCTATACTTCTTTGCGAGTTTCCCTAGTCGATGTCTACAGGAAAATTTGTCATACTGAAAGGCTACCTTCCCCTAGAcccatcaaaaataaaaaggggggAAGTCGTAGCGactactgtgagtaccataaaatatatggtaaCTCAACAAATGATTGTTACAACttgaaaaatatgatagaaaaactggccagagaaggtcggcttgatagatatctcatggaaaggCCGGACCATCATGGcaagagaaagcgagatgacgAGGACCGAAGAGACCCACCACCACAGaccctgaaaggcacatacacatgatctcggatggatgaacccaCTAATCGAAtacatgaaattcgacatcATATCCAAAGAGAAAAAAGAGGCCAAGAAAATTCGAAAGGAAGCACAGAACTATACCTTGGTGAAAAATATCATCTATAAAAGAGGAATATCCACACCACTATTGAAGTGCATCCTGGCCTCAAGGATGACGGAAGTACTGGAGGAGGTCCACAATGGTATCTGttgaaatcatctcggagcaaggtcttTGGCTAGGAAAGTCAtaagagccgggttctactgaccgaccttgcagaaagttGCCACCGAGTTCGTAAAGAAGTGTCAGCCATGCCAAATGCATGCAAACATCCACGTTGCTCCCCCGAGGAGCTCATTAACATAACTTCTCTATGGCCTTTTGCCGAATGGGGACTGGACCTATTAGGACCCTTTTCCCAAGCGCCTGGACAAGTAAAATATCTAATAGTGGGagtagactacttcacaaaatggatagaagcagaacaaTTAGCCACCATTACAGCCCAAAGAAGTCGGAAGTTCCTCTACAAGaacattatcacaaggtatggagTTCCCCACTCCATCACCATTGATAATGGCACTCAGTTCACCGACTCTACTTTCAGAAATCTGGTAGCCaatatgaagatcaagcatcagttcacctcggtagagTACCGATAAGCAAATGGACAAGTTGAGGCAGCTAATGAGGTTATAATAGCTGGGTTAAAGAAAAAGTTGCAAGATGTAAAGAGAGCCTGGGCTAAAGAACTCCCTCAAGTACTATGGGCTTATCGGACTACACCTCAGTCTGCCACAGGAGAAATACCCTTCCGACTTAGTTATGGCATAGAAGCCATGATACCAGTTGAAATCAACGAGGAAAGTCTAAGGGTGAGCTTCTACGATGAGGTTGGCAAcgtacaggggcacaaagaagAGCTCGAGCTACTCCCTGAAGTTCGAGAACAAGCCCAGATAAGGGAAGCAGCGATGAAGCAAAGGATGACAAACagatacaacaagaaagtcattcgaagaagcTTCACCACAGACGACTTAGTCTTgatcagaaatgacattggagtTAACAAGTATGGGGATGGAAAGCTCGCTGCTAATTAGAAAGGGCCATATAAAATTGTTGAAGTCTtaggaaagggctactacaagGTGACCGACTTGAGCGGCACCGAATTATTTAgatcgtggcatgcttgtaacatgAAATGGTACTATAGCTAAAAGTGAACTtcactccctgatgtactcttttttccgACTTCATAGTTTTTTCCCCAAAGAAATGGTTTTCCTGAAgggggttttaacgaggcatcaaaGTGAGGGCTAGGGGAAAATAAATCTTCAAAATTTCTCTAGTAGCAAAAAGTACCTTCATTAATAAACAAAGATTTATTTCATTACATCTCTTTataaattccatcattgttacTATCATTCTACGAAACACGCCGACTTAAACTCGAAAAAATGTGAAAATCCCATGACCGACCTAAGTGGTCGTCAAGAtgaaacgacgaggtacaagtcggtgtaaagaggttataaaaaCAGATCATGATAACTCGGAAATGTTACGACCAACAAGTCAGAAAAACCGAGAAGAATTAAAATGCATCGtgaaaataacctaagtcacgAACAATTCAAATgagaaaatttgaatttaagaGGAATACGAAAAGAGATAAAggaaaaccataaaaaaataaaggcAGAAGATGTTTTCAAGTCATTGAAAAAATAACCTAGACAAAACACAGCCTGCCAATATAAAAAGTTTTTCCAAAGCAAAAAGATCAAAATGGTTTCTGTAAAAAAAACCTAAGAAAAAGTTACAGAAAGCATGCACGCACCAAATATATCTTAAAACCCCTATCCAAAAAGGGACAAAAATTAAACGCATTTTTTGTAAACGGCCTAAAAAGGCCAGAAGAGTCAAGAAACCACCACCACaagcaacaaaaaaaataataaaattgttcaaaaaaGGGCCCACAAGCCGGGCCCCAAATAGCTCAAATCAAGTAGAGGAAGGATTGGAATCACCAGCAGGAAGAGAAGTCAGATCTGCAGCAGGAGAAGACGGAGCAGTCTCTTCGGTAGCAAGGGTCGAAGCATCAGAAGACGTCGGCTGAGATCCCTCTGTTGATCCTCACGAGGAGGAGACTTTATAAGTCTTTGTCCACGGGTCTTCAGCTTGGAGTCCGTCTCAGGACGCGGAGGAGAAATAATGGCCCCATTCACAACAATCTTATCAGGGTCAAGAGAAGAAAGGTCCAGGTCAGGAGCGATAACCCCGACCTGTTCCTTAAAAATCCTCCAGGCCTCCTTTGAACTCTCCGCCACCGAATCCTCTAGGTCCTGATAGGCCTCCCGACCTCTTGCCAGCTCCCGCTTCAAATCAAGATTCTCCCCAAAGAGCTTAACATAGTTCTGCTCCGTCTTCTCCTTAAGGCCCTCCGCCATAGCACACTGGCTGATCAACCTCTTCTCCCTCTCCTGAAGTCGGGTCAGCTCCTCCTTCAGCCCGGCGACCTCCTCTTGGAGCCTCTTCTCTTCCCCTTGATAGAAGACAATCCTCCCCTTCAACTCCTCAACCTTTTGGGTAGAACCCAAAGAGCTAAGGGGAGTCttgtccaaaatatcaaggagTTTTGTGCACACCCTAGCAGCCCGAACACTCCTCTGAACCATAATATTAAGATGGTTTCGAATGGAAGCATCGTCCATATTAATTTGAGTATGGAGAAAGATGTGATTCCGAACGAATTTGAGACCATCAAAATTAGAGTCCCCAGAAAAAGAGCCAGAGGTCTTGCACTTCTTCTTCTCAGGTTCAGGGATAGGTCGGACTGGAGGGATGAGAGGAGAAATAGAAGAGACAGAGGTAGAGGTTACCATGATGGGGCAAGAAGAGGTTCCCAAATCACGAGGAGGAGGCacaggaggaggaggaggaggaggaggaggaggaggtggaggAGGAGTGCCAACGGCTCTTGCCTGAGCTCTTCTCTTAGCATCTTGAATTTTCTGGTGAGCAGCACTCGAACTACCCTTCACCATCTCTGaaaaaaagaaatcaaagaaTTAGTCTACAAGTCGGAAGATTCCAAAATCAACGACAAGAAAAACGAAAACTACCTAATTGGGTCCGCACGAAGCTCGGAGATCCCAAAAGAAATTTCTTAGTATCCAAATTGGGGGACCTTCCCCATGCATCTCGGAAAAACTCCACGATAGCCTCCTCTGCCTCATCCAAATCTTCCAGACCATATTTCTCCACGGGAGAGGCCTCTAACCAATAAAGAGAAAATTGGGGGCTGGAGTTCTCATCAAGGAAAAAGGgatggtgaccctctacagcttggactttaaaaaagaaatttttgaaatcatgGAAAGAATCATCAAAGATAGAAAAAACTTTTCGACCTTGAATGGCCTGGAAAGAGATCCACTGTTACTTGTTATTttgcccactaaagggcttggTCATATGAAAAAGGTAGAAGAAGGTTTTTAAAGAGGTCGAAAAATCTAGCTCTCGGCAAACAAGCTGGTAAATTTTCATAAAACCCCAGGAGTTGGGGTGAAGTTAGGTGGGAACAACTCGACAATGAGACAACACGCTTATTTCAAAGTCAGAGAAGGGCAAAGAAACCCCGAGACGGGTAAAAAAATAATCGTACATGAAGAAAAAATAGGGGTCAGAGTCAGTAACCCTGCCATAACAAACCCTGTCACTAGGACCCGGGGCCAACAATTCATACTTAGGCTCATCCTCCTCTAAGACACAAATCCTATGTTGAACATGAAATTCAGAGAGATAGTCGGTGTCCACTAAGGGTTCCTCCCCAAAGACAGTATCATCTACCCATTCAGAAACATGAGAAGACATCTTTTTCAGAAAAAAGAAGTAGGTGAAAAGGCGACGAGACCTAcaaagaaaaatggaaaaagaTCAAAAACAGGGTCCCTAAAAGACAAAAGCAGTCTCTCAAAAGAACAGAATTACTAGGCCTACTAACAGACTCACTACGAACGCGCAAAAACTCCTATAAACATGCAAAATAAAGCATTCAATAATaaggaggagaaagaaaaagctaaCATTTGTTGATAAAAGCGAAGAAAAGCAGAGGCAACAGCAATCACAGTGCTCCAAGAAGGAAGACTAAAAAGCTTTCTCTTTGAAAAAGTAAGGATTGCAGGTAAGAGATTTCAGAAGACGAAAGAAAACAGAAGAAAGAGAGgaaaaagtatttataaacacaCCAGGTGCAAAATGGTAAATTGACGCGATCATTAAAGAAATGCACCGTTACCAATGTAACTGCTCCCACGTGTAAATACGAAACCCCCTAAACGGACGTGACTGTTGGAAAAATTTGAATCATGTTGGTTTCGAAAATCACGTTGGTTACAAGCCCGAGTTTAAATACTCGAGCCCAACTCATAAATGAAAGAGATCggactcgagtaggggcactgttcataccctcgCCCAACAtcaaggcccaggtccaaatgaACCAAAAAGGCCCAATCTGAATATTGGCCTTCGCTACTCACCGACCTCTTCAGAAGAGGTCGGATTCGATACAAACTCCACTTTAAAGAAGTCGGGATCGAAggttagctggcagataaccattattcaaataagtaactacccctaaaatctctcaatcCATTTTTAGAAGGCATATCTCAActtccctaagataaagggacggttacccaccttaaaaggtggaactactccaacggtggttattggttcaccactataaatatactgacacccctcaggtatcttaaagttccaatactctctaaaccTGCTTaccccttgctaacttaggcatcggagtgtctttgtaGGTACCACCTCCCTTTTCCATCATACACACAAGTCGAACGGCGGCTCCCAGACGCTAATCAAGTCGGAGGCCACCCCATCTTAACGTTCCGGCCAACCTTACAAGCCCGTTCTATTAATCTCTGGTTATCCATCATAACAGCATATATCTCTgttatgtattttaaaaaaaataaaaaatattaataatatcaataatccAAACTTTTGGCATGCAATTAGTACATAAAAAGGTTGGTAGAAGAGATTAAGATGGATATGTATGATCCATTTTAGTTCATTTTAAATGATAGGGATTAACACGTTTCCTTGAAAATTATTAAACTGTCCGCTGTTAATACGGTTACCTCTTTTTTAACTATCCAcggtttaaaaatttaaaatataatttaaatacacGATTTATTTAATGACCCAATTAATGCATGTCACTATTCTATTGGTATATAATATgaaatcttttttaattaaattatatttcaaatttttatgtaCTCACAGACAACAAATAAAACTTATATGTACTCCTGTGCAACGAACGAAAAAAATAGGTGAATATGGAAAAgaaacaaatatattaataatgtgtagttaaaaatatatttgtaaCTGGCCATTATTAACAGTGTGCTGGGAATATATTAGTAACTACCCATTATCGATAGTGGGCAGTGCATTTGCTTTCTTTTATATTCACTCActccttttatttttgatacgggcatataaattttatttgttggatagcagtatataaaaatttgaaatataatttaaGTAAAAAAGATATACCAATAGAGTAGTGACATGCATCAACTGAGTCATTAAATAAATCACgtgtatttaaattatattttatatttttaaacagTGAATAGTTAGAAAAGAGGTAACCGTATTAGTAGTAGGTAGTTTAATGATTTCTAAGTAAACGTGTTAATTCCTATCATTTAAAATAGACTAAAATTGATCAAGCATATCCATTTTAATCTTTTCTATCAacctttttaattattatgtactAATTACATgccaaaaatttaaattattgatattattaatattttttattatttttaattttttttaaaaatacatatatctcgtttacactgtaaacgagataaataCCTGTCGTATACATTAAAATGATCCCGTTTAcaatgtaaacgagataaaaaaaagtatttatttcgataaatattttttaaattatttattttaataattattatatttgtttaatttataaaaataaaaaatcctattTTTAGACTATGTTAAGAAACCAAAGAAAGATATCCGCCAAagttaagaaaataatttttaaaaaaataataaataagaaaaaagaaaaaagcgaTGGTTTATCACAGATTCTGTAGATTTGGTTTTGTACGTGGTTACGTGTCATTCGTAAGTTGAAGGGGGTGACTCGTTTCTTCTCACTCAGGCGTTGATAAAGTAGAATCCATTGCGTAGATAGAGATGTTTTCATGGGTTATTTTCTCAGGTGT
The Arachis stenosperma cultivar V10309 chromosome 7, arast.V10309.gnm1.PFL2, whole genome shotgun sequence genome window above contains:
- the LOC130942189 gene encoding probable glycosyltransferase At5g03795 isoform X2, producing the protein MLMSSTVKQTQQLSPNHGLFSLRGALLTLAILTLLSFTFLSLKYSTPSPQISVAKLVDPEVKEHNDEEEGGEELSDIYHSPRVFKLNYAEMMEKFKVYIYPDGDPKTFYQTPRKLTGKYASEGYFFQNIRESRFRTLDPDQAHLFFIPISCHKMRGKGTSYDNMTIIVQNYVEGLIAKYPYWNRTLGADHFFVTCHDVGVRATEGLPFLIKNTIRAVCSPSYDVGFIPHKDVALPQVLQPFALPAGGNDIENRTNLGFWAGHRNSKIRVILARVWENDTELDISNNRISRATGHLVYQKRFYKTKFCICPGGSQVNSARIADSIHYGCIPVILSNYYDLPFNDIVDWRKFAVVLKESDVYQLKQILKNISHAEFVSLHNNLVKIQKHFQWNTPPISYDAFHMVMYDLWLRHYTIKY
- the LOC130942189 gene encoding probable glycosyltransferase At5g03795 isoform X1, translated to MLMSSTVKQTQQLSPNHGLFSLRGALLTLAILTLLSFTFLSLKYSTPSPQVPITKFSFSFFFQLKKIEKKINFWVSKISVAKLVDPEVKEHNDEEEGGEELSDIYHSPRVFKLNYAEMMEKFKVYIYPDGDPKTFYQTPRKLTGKYASEGYFFQNIRESRFRTLDPDQAHLFFIPISCHKMRGKGTSYDNMTIIVQNYVEGLIAKYPYWNRTLGADHFFVTCHDVGVRATEGLPFLIKNTIRAVCSPSYDVGFIPHKDVALPQVLQPFALPAGGNDIENRTNLGFWAGHRNSKIRVILARVWENDTELDISNNRISRATGHLVYQKRFYKTKFCICPGGSQVNSARIADSIHYGCIPVILSNYYDLPFNDIVDWRKFAVVLKESDVYQLKQILKNISHAEFVSLHNNLVKIQKHFQWNTPPISYDAFHMVMYDLWLRHYTIKY